The segment TACAGTTGGACACGTTAAATTTAGTGACATCATCAAACAGTGATCCAGAATAACATGGGTGTTTTAATCATAGAAGCAGAATCCATCAAaagaaaaaccaaacaaaccaacaaacagaCTCCACTTCCATGTTTCCAATACtcaaacacaacagagggggaGATGCTTCATGTACGAACATTTCGAAAAGTCATTGTTACAGCTCACTGCAGAAATCCTGAAACACGTCTGAGTGGGACCTGTGGAAGGTGCTAGTTAATGCAGGGGAGGGGGCAAAATGAAAGGATGAGGAAAGTTCTAATCGCCGCTGCGTTCACAGTTTCTACAAGAGGAGGtcactgtcctctctctctctctgatatGGGGGCCATTTGGCTCTTGAGGCTAGGGCACAGTTTCCAGTTGAAGAGTATAAGTCAAGCTAAGACCTGAGAGAGGAACTCTTTACTTTATTCCTTCAAAGCCAAACCTGAGTCAGCCCGTCTTTAACTCGGCAAAAGCCCTGAGATTTGGCCTGTGGATCAGACCGTGTATCACATATGAAGGGGaatgtattttctgtgtttgtgtcttataACACTGCATGCTGTTATGAAGAGTGGTAATGAATTCGCCGCTCGAGGGAGCAGTGAATTCATTAGAGAATTAGATGTCAAAGTGTTCAATCATTTATTAAATGAATAATTGTGAAAATAAATTAGTGTATGTGAAATCTTAATTTTTCACATATTATTGTAACTCACTTTTTTGTATTAACTTTATCAAACTGGCACTATTTCTGAAAGCATCAgtagacacacacctgtcaccaTTCAGCAAATCATCATAGCAACTGAGCGAAAGCTCCTTAGCTTGGCTCAATGTGAATTAGCTAAAAAGAGATAGCTACTACCTAGCGAGGTGGGTTTGTTATGTTTGTTTACTCAGGGGTGTTtgtaatgttaatgtttttgaTGCATGAATTTAAATCTGTTCCtcaaagaaagacacacacaaaaataaaaataaatgtaaaaataaaaagtagaGACAGTCTGTCTAAAGTCAGGCAGACCAGAatttaatgctaagctaacaaacCAGGTTGCAATGCAGGTTAAAAACTACAGATGTTTcccatttgttttgtttattcataGCGAAGTGTAAAAGTCCCATAAAAAGggtcttttaattaaaaaatgataaaattGCATGTCATGACATAAAGGGAACATtttgttattaatattattttatgaatgtttggtgtgttttgagaattaatttattatttagtCACAAATATTGTTTTGTTACTGAACACTGTGGGGTCTGTAAACATCTTCCTggatatgtttttgtttttataagaTTAAATCTATCGGGTGAAATCACGTGTTAAGAGTAGTAGTATGTGAAGGCACTCCTAGACACAGGCCCCAGATCAGTTTGCTGTTTAAATTACTAAACCCAACATTATGAAGGTGAGCTGATCTCAGACctgccactagggggcagcgTAAGTCTTGTGATGTACAGTAAGTATTGTGGCAACCACTTTTAAAAGTCAGTCTGGTGAAGTCACATCCCTGATTCTCCCAAAAACTGCAAAAGCCTGGAGAACAAAAAccagaacattaaaaaaagaagaccaaAACCAGCTGGAAAACAGACACACTGGACGTACAGCAACACGGCACCGAGACTAGTGGCACTATGAGATGGCAGAGACGCAACTATTATACAtgtgtcaaaaaaaaataaaataaaccgaGATCTTCACCCAAATGCATCGTCGGCACAGGTGTAATAATCATCATCGTCAAACACAATGAACCAGTGACTCCTCAGGCTTCCTGTTCTCGCTCTCAGTCCACCGGTCTGAAAAGGGCCCGTCCTCTGATGCCGAATCCAACTTTTTTGGCAGCAGGGGCGGGTtgaggaagaggggaggaagaggaggaaggaacgGGGGCGGCAGGTGCGGTTAGGGTGGACGGCTGCACTGGAGGCTGGCGAGACAGGAGCTCCTTAAACACTGAGTTCATCTGACGGCTGATCATCTCctaagaaaggaggaggagaagcaaagTATCTTACTGAAGTGTCTCTGAAGATTGTATTTCACCCCAAACACAGTCAGCTTTTTCATCCTGATgaaattatataattatttttttattaatcttgCTCACATAATAATCTATGGCCTGTAAACGTCGGATTAAATCTCTATTTTTAATTCACACAGCAACATAACAATGTGTTGGTGTGTAGCAACACATTTACAAAGGAAGGAGAAGGGACATTCCTCAGAGAGGTGGTGTACACATGGTTTGGTCATAGGGAAGTAACACTACAGCACAACATATACAAAAAAGTTTACCTTAGCTGCTGTCCGATGAAAATTTGTGTGCATAAATCATTcacaaaaacagtaaaaaaagtCTGATTATTGCACcatgtgtgttttatctttaGCTCACACCAAAACACTGCACTGGGCTAACATGAGCAGCAGCTTGTGTGAAGCTTCAGATGCAGCGTGTTTACAAAGGACCTACTCCTGGTTTATCAATTTAGTTCTTAATAACGAATCACTATAACGTATTACTGGCAGCTATCGATCACACAGTAGCTCCATGTTGACCAGACAGGTGCCGTTGTTTAAAACAAAGGAAGAAACACTCACCTTGTCAATCGGTGTTCTCTCTGCCTGGCCGAATGGAGGTCTGTCTGGGGGTCTGAAGCTGCCCTGCCTCACAGTGTCCAGAGTGTGTCTTCGCTCGTGAGACCTGGAGGTGACATAAAAGATTAATGAAGATCatattaaagtaatcagacatacagtctagacattgttaatgtggtaaatgactattgtAGAGAACTGGGCTGTCGACCCCAAACTTTTtaacggtagtgtatatatagATACAGCTATTGTATTGTCTCTGAATGTGTGTCAGGCCTACACCGGCAGGTGTCGTGTGGCGGGGGAGGTTGGCTGCTTCCGACTGGGGCTCCcctcacttcctctctgtctccctggcAGTGAAGCACTATCGCTGTTCACCCGCATCCtgttgagacacacacacaaaccttggAACTCGGTGTGTATTTAGGCAAATAAGCTTCTGTCTACAtgagcgtgtgtctgtgtgtaatggAACTGCTTTTTTTCAGTGTGCATTCTGCTGTCTATTATGTGATTATTGGTGTGTGAGCATACACATATGCTGCAGTGTGCATTAGAGTGTTTGCACGCGTCTCTGTGTGTACCGAGTTGTGTTCTCCGTCTGTGGATCTTCTACTGTCAGGTTTCCagtgctgcctcctcctcctcctcctcctccttcttctcttctccctcGCTCTGACctaagggaggagaagaagaagagatatATTAAGCGTATATTTCACTACAGAAAGTACAACCAGTACAAGTTTAAATATGGGATAAAGACTCAGTGACAAATTAATTACAGAAGGAAGCAGAAGAGTGTGACCAGAACAAAATGACTTTCATTATCATTGGACAAAACACTGCTAAGTTCTTGCTCTACAGCTAGTGTTTTCACCCCAGTGTAGGAATCTGTCAGGCAGGGAAGGTCTCagttttttatatttatcatCTTTAAACACCACTTTGTGATGCTCACCTCAGGAGAGTGAGTCATAATGTATTCAAGACAATCTATAAATATTGTCGTCAAATGACATTTAATAGGCCGAGATTCCATTTAGGCTCCACTTCATATGCATGTATGTTGAGGATGGATCTGATACTATACAGATATCACTCACCCTTCTAGCACACTGATGTACTTGTGAGGGACGAGACCCTTAACCCCGCCGACCTCGCCTCTCCACCAATCACAGGAGGCCTTACTGTAAAGGATAATTGGCTCTCCCTGCTTGAAGGAAAGCTCTGCTGGAGATCTCGCAACGTAGTCGAACATAGCCACGGCCTCCCATTCtataaacacaagcacacaggcTGCAAGGTTAGAGTCAGAGTCTGACACATGATAATCAGCGTAAATGAATTTGGTACATGATGCATGGCCTGtctcaggtgttttttttactgaccGTCCTCACTGGGCAGGTGCTCAGCCTCTCCGtctccctcctctgtgattggttcgctgcacagacacacatgaaagTGAGTGGTCATGCATAGTTCCTCTTCTCAGACCAGTGGTCATACCACACTTTCTTTACATAACTCACTTATGCAATATGTGAGACATCATAATGTGACGAGCTATCATAATTGACCCTTAACCTCCATGATCATGAAGGgaggtttccatggcaacttcCAAAGCAATGGAAGCTGCACAGATATATCTTTAGTATAGTATTATGCTTCAATATAATGAGCTGTAAAACAAACTAACTCAGAGTATGGAAGTAACTAAATGACACAAAATATGTGAGATTGGATAAAACTACAACAACACTGTACAGCAGGAGCTATGGATGAAGTTTTATGGGGCTACAGTTTCACAGCTAATACCACATTGGTAATGTTGGTAACTCTTGTCTCACCAATATTCCTGCTCCAGAGTCATGTGCTTCTCGTAAACAGGACCCGGCAGTTCTGATTGGCTGGGGAAGATGATGTCATGCTGGAGGATCATGGTTTTGACAAGATCATTAACCTGTGGCTGCCTAGCAACAGCATCATCTGATTCCAACCCCCTCAGCAGGCTCGGACCAAAGCAAACGGCCAGGTTGTACGGCTGCATCATGTTCTCATCGCTGTACTGAGACACactgggaacacacacacacacacacagagaaggacTTACTATTTTTGGCAGGGGTGTGAAGTTTTATGACCACTGTAGATATTAAAGTTGGGTTGTTGTTGCAACTTACTGATTAAGGAAAGCAAAAAGGTAACGCATCACGATGAGGAGAGGCCTCGGGAAGGTAGAGACGATAACTTTAATCTGGGCAGCTTTTTCTGTCACCCCCTCAATTTCTGCCATGACAGGAAGGAACGACAAAATTAGTGTagcatcctgtttttttttgttgcagcagTTTGAAGGTGCAACAAATAGAGATGTCTGTCATCCAAAATTCAGACTTAAAGGCTGAAACTGTTTCTAAACACAAAATGGTGCATAAACCAAACTGGAAACAGACATCCAAAAAAACCAAGTGAAACCAATTCATGATCTGAAAACAGAAATGCAGACAGAGCATAAGTtttgtgaggaggaggaggaggaggggggtcttACGGACACACTCCAGCAGCTGAGAGTAGCTGTCGTAGGGGAATAGAGGAGGCTCAAGTCCCCTGAAGTAAAGCTTCAACACCCCGGCCACAGAGTCCAGGTCACACTCACTGTCAGACAGGGGATCCTCTCCTGCATgtacaaatgtacaaacatgTCAGATAAATGTTtgctcagcagacacacacttaaatGCAGCACCAgatgctgttgttttcttgtgttttccaTCTGTGATGCAGCTCCAACTCACATACGCTGTGAAGTAAAACCCCTCACCTCTCTCAAATGCATCTCTGATGAGGTTCACCTCCCTCTGTGAGCCAGGAACTCTGAATATCCCCTCATGGTGAAGGCCTGGGAaagcaaacatacacaaacttACACTACATGTTGATGGATGCATGGTGTTCCATACACAGGATTCCACCTACTCATTCTCCGCATCCAAAGCTCTCTCAGCATGGCTTACTTGCTACATCATAGAAACTGACTCACCGTGAAGGTTTATGAAACGGATGCAGCTTTCAACCACCACAGGAATCTGTTGCCCAGAGCTCTAGAGGAGAAAGATGGTCAGAAATACAGGGATGAGACTATGTACTGATGTTAACAGGgatatttaaaaatgaactAATCATATCATATTTTGGAACATTTATTGTCAGCATATCATCCAAGATCAAATGTAGTTTTAGCATTTTCATAGCCATATATAGAAGGTTActtagcctgttagcttagcttagtgtATGACAGTACATGAGAGTGATGGCCATCCATACTACTTATTTTAATCACTGCTGGGAGTGATGCCATTCATAAGAAGTGTTTCAACACGACATTACATATTTTATAAATCAAGTGCAGCCAGTGTCTGCAAAACTGCTTATATTTCTCATAATGCTGCACTGATCATTTCAGATCGTCACCGACTACTCTCTTCCTCCGAATGGTTTCTAAAACACAGTTTTAGTTCTGCTGTGAGAAAGAACCAAGAAGCCTACAGGTACATGGCAGGTGGGCTTTGTATATGAGCAGTCACAGACGGTGCCGGGTACCTGTGTCCGAGacattctccttcttcttctgcaacaAGCCAAGCAGAGCAGGGACACAGAAAAAGCTCAGATTAGAAGAGAAGGGAGAGTGACAATAAGGGGAATAAAGATTTAGAGGCAGtgggaagcacacacacacacacacactcaatagAGGAGTTGAGAGGAGGCAGCAAAGAGGCCAGTGCATTTTAATCCCTTTCACAAGAGAGGGAGGAATAGATAAAGAGGGGGGTGGATTGAAAGGAGAGAAAGCCAGCAATAAGCTATAAGCATGACCATACACAGGaaggcagcagtgtgtacacTTGGGGTCGGGGGGGGGGATGGACTGTCAGCGTGTGCATGTGCTACGAAAAACCCGCCCCATTTCTTCAGCATCAGTGTGACAGGATTTCAAAATAATTTCTTTTGGAGCATTGAAGAGCAGTGCAGCATAGTGCAACAAGCAATACAGGGGAAgtaaaaacaagtgtgtgtgtgtgtgtgtgtgttacctgtatGTAGGAGAGAATGTCTGTGGTGAAGAGTGTGTGGCAGAATTGGGAAACAGGCCTGGACTTCCGCACACGCACTGACCGAGCAcattgcattctgggaaataTAATAGATACAATGCATGATCCCATTTTACATATGATTATGATTAAAGATCTAATAATGGTTATAGCTTCTATAATAAATCAAGTGTCCCCCTCTAAAAATAAGCTCATAGAAATTTGGTTCAAACGTCTCCTCTCCtcgtcctctctgctctctccatccctctatGCGTCTCTCAGTCACACTTGCTTTATTACCAGCTGTGTAAATACACTGTTTACCTGGAAGGGTCGCTGTCAACGGCCTCAGCTggaagacagagacaaaaaatgtaaaGGGTT is part of the Parambassis ranga chromosome 7, fParRan2.1, whole genome shotgun sequence genome and harbors:
- the LOC114438416 gene encoding LOW QUALITY PROTEIN: SLIT-ROBO Rho GTPase-activating protein 3-like (The sequence of the model RefSeq protein was modified relative to this genomic sequence to represent the inferred CDS: inserted 1 base in 1 codon), whose protein sequence is MMTSHGKLRKEKGSLAEYESQMKDLRAQLTDQIKILDSQVEVKQQQLSDMSEFLRRRGDIEAEYARALDKLTERFTHKTKKKEQWGQSVCQVWSVLLTQTRLESREHAALGDTCCNTLTQRLVHSTEDTHRLHKRSKEVGIQMQDELLKVTTELQTALKTYNQYHTDCLIAEGKLKEAERLEERHTGKSTDLGPGQLVGQRRSSVKKMEKMMEKRHGRVQETQLKCTKARNDYLLNLAAANAAMNKYYLQDVSTLIDCCDLGFHLSMERVMKCYLASRWRIQKTEETGLKQLEAAVTSLDQGGDRDALLQQHDAAFCLPFRFNYHPHEGDQVCEVSAESQVRYELETRFQQLQSRLAAVTLETEEVSKTLKATLAALLETICDSDCNPSPDVPSSLSHETPAGGTLQKLTLAKRRANQQETETYYFTKVKEFLTSSSLTSKLQAKHDLLQDAIQKAEAVDSDPSRMQCARSVRVRKSRPVSQFCHTLFTTDILSYIQSSGQQIPVVVESCIRFINLHGLHHEGIFRVPGSQREVNLIRDAFERGEDPLSDSECDLDSVAGVLKLYFRGLEPPLFPYDSYSQLLECVQIEGVTEKAAQIKVIVSTFPRPLLIVMRYLFAFLNHVSQYSDENMMQPYNLAVCFGPSLLRGLESDDAVARQPQVNDLVKTMILQHDIIFPSQSELPGPVYEKHMTLEQEYCEPITEEGDGEAEHLPSEDEWEAVAMFDYVARSPAELSFKQGEPIILYSKASCDWWRGEVGGVKGLVPHKYISVLEGSERGRREEGGGGGGGGSTGNLTVEDPQTENTTRMRVNSDSASLPGRQRGSEGSPSRKQPTSPATRHLPVSHERRHTLDTVRQGSFRPPDRPPFGQAERTPIDKEMISRQMNSVFKELLSRQPPVQPSTLTAPAAPVPSSSSSPLPQPAPAAKKVGFGIXRTGPFQTGGLRARTGSLRSHWFIVFDDDDYYTCADDAFG